In Oryza sativa Japonica Group chromosome 2, ASM3414082v1, the following are encoded in one genomic region:
- the LOC4329166 gene encoding LOW QUALITY PROTEIN: protein LATERAL BRANCHING OXIDOREDUCTASE 1 (The sequence of the model RefSeq protein was modified relative to this genomic sequence to represent the inferred CDS: inserted 1 base in 1 codon; substituted 1 base at 1 genomic stop codon), translating to MAADEQXWQVPALVQELLATVQEPPGRFVQPEQHRPDAAPPASFPIVDLGRLSSPSPDDDGGGDEAAKLRRALDSWGLLQVTNHGIEASLMDELMSASKEFFRQPLQMKREFSNLNDGEQFRAEGYGNDKVRSKDQILDWSDWIYLKVEPEDERNLALWPKHPSSFRDALHEFVVRCRRVKRDVLRAMARIAGLDDDDQHFVDQLGGRATVHARFNYYPPCPRPDLVMGIKPHSDGTVITVLLVARGADGLQVLRYGVWYSVPSSSTHALLINVGESTEVMSNGMFRSPVHRVVNSAEKERISLAXEKRLTLYKKMKARDFLVGLSEHFSRGTRFVDTLKISP from the exons ATGGCAGCTGACGAGCAGTAATGGCAGGTCCCGGCGTTGGTGCAGGAGCTATTAGCCACCGTGCAGGAGCCACCCGGCCGGTTCGTGCAGCCGGAGCAGCACCGCCCCGACGCCGCTCCTCCCGCATCGTTTCCCATTGTCGACCTTGGCCGACTGTCCTCGCCATCGCCAgatgatgacggcggcggcgacgaagccgCCAAGCTCCGGCGAGCGCTCGATTCTTGGGGACTCCTCCAG GTTACTAACCATGGGATCGAAGCTTCTCTGATGGACGAACTGATGAGCGCGTCAAAAGAGTTCTTCAGACAACCACTCCAGATGAAGCGAGAATTCAGCAATCTGAATGACGGCGAGCAATTCCGGGCCGAAGGGTACGGGAATGATAAGGTGAGGAGCAAGGACCAGATCCTGGACTGGTCTGATTGGATCTACCTCAAAGTGGAGCCTGAAGACGAGAGGAATCTCGCACTCTGGCCAAAACATCCCAGTTCTTTCAG GGATGCCCTGCATGAGTTCGTGGTGAGATGCAGGAGGGTGAAACGCGACGTCCTTAGAGCGATGGCGAGGATCGCGGGGCTGGACGACGACGATCAGCACTTCGTCGATCAGCTCGGCGGCAGGGCGACCGTGCATGCCCGATTCAACTACTACCCGCCGTGCCCAAGGCCCGATCTCGTGATGGGCATAAAGCCTCACTCCGACGGCACGGTCATCACCGTTCTCCTGGTTGCCCGCGGCGCCGACGGGCTTCAGGTTCTCAGGTATGGGGTCTGGTACAGCGTGCCATCATCGAGCACTCACGCCTTGCTGATCAATGTAGGGGAATCCACGGAG GTAATGAGCAATGGGATGTTCAGAAGCCCGGTGCATAGGGTTGTGAACAGTGCAGAGAAAGAGAGGATCTCGCTGG ATGAGAAGCGGCTGACACTGTACAAGAAAATGAAAGCAAGGGACTTCTTGGTTGGGCTCTCTGAACATTTTTCTCGAGGCACAAGATTTGTTGACACGCTCAAGATCAGTCCTTAG
- the LOC4329167 gene encoding pentatricopeptide repeat-containing protein At1g09900 gives MRGRMASSASAAALLPLPSPSCSSSEDSDDGKHLPSPPAPEANTPPTQQQKRRRLERDYNVAMKALALAGDLDEVVAVFAELKRTAADGGDGGAPPNVLCYNTLVNALAEAGREGEALKAFDEMLASGVAPNASSQNILIKMHARRSEFDLAWELIHKSGVEPDVGTYSTLIAGLCRAGKIVEAWGVLDWMLEKNCRPMVQTYTPIVQAYCRDGRIVEAKLLMAEMERLGCLPNVVTYNVLIRALCDDDKFDEVEQVLMESSTKDWKPSTVTYNIYMNGLCKKGKAKEALELLDVMLGEGLEPTAYTWSILLNCLCHSSRLLDAIYLLERSTELKWYAGVVAYNTVMSSLCEMGKWRGIMKLLTDMIKKGIEPNTRTFNILIRSLCVGGKSSLAKSLIHSLGFAANVVTYNILLHWFYYHGKLTEANRLISVMEEKNIAPDEVTYTIIIDGLCRERKFDAATACFLKSLTSGLSMDVLTVLLNRLVYADKIWEINRIFDGKDFVPDHHVFDLTIRTFCRVGYCHYRTFYKLNLILDAMLKRK, from the coding sequence ATGCGCGGGCGCATggcctcctcggcctccgccgcggctctcctgcccctcccctctccttcctgCTCCTCCTCGGAGGACTCCGACGACGGAAAGCACCTCCCGTCTCCTCCCGCACCGGAGGCGAACACCCCGCCTACGCAGCagcagaagcggcggcggctggagcgaGACTACAACGTGGCCATGAAAGCCCTGGCGCTCGCCGGCGACTTGGACGAGGTGGTCGCTGTCTTTGCTGAGCTAAAGCGGACTGCCGCCGACGGTGGTGATGGCGGCGCGCCGCCCAACGTGCTGTGCTATAACACGCTCGTCAATGCGCTCGCGGAGGCCGGTCGCGAGGGGGAGGCCCTCAAGGCGTTCGATGAAATGCTCGCGTCGGGTGTAGCGCCCAACGCGTCGTCACAAAACATCCTGATCAAGATGCACGCAAGGCGGTCGGAGTTTGACCTTGCTTGGGAGCTTATCCACAAGAGCGGGGTGGAGCCTGACGTTGGTACGTACTCAACGCTCATCGCGGGCCTGTGCCGGGCAGGTAAGATCGTTGAGGCGTGGGGCGTGCTTGACTGGATGCTGGAGAAGAACTGCCGCCCGATGGTGCAGACTTACACGCCCATAGTACAAGCATATTGCCGCGATGGCCGCATCGTGGAGGCCAAGCTGCTGATGGCCGAGATGGAACGTCTTGGCTGCCTTCCCAACGTCGTCACATACAATGTTCTAATCAGGGCCTTGTGTGATGATGACAAATTTGATGAAGTTGAACAGGTTTTAATGGAAAGTAGTACCAAAGATTGGAAGCCCAGTACGGTCACgtacaatatatatatgaatggcCTCTGCAAGAAAGGTAAGGCTAAGGAAGCACTTGAGCTGTTGGATGTTATGTTAGGTGAGGGATTGGAACCCACAGCTTATACTTGGAGTATTCTTCTGAATTGCCTTTGCCATTCCTCAAGActtttggatgctatatacttGTTAGAGAGGAGCACAGAGTTGAAATGGTATGCTGGTGTTGTTGCATACAACACTGTAATGAGCAGTTTGTGTGAGATGGGCAAATGGAGGGGTATTATGAAGCTATTAACAGATATGATCAAAAAAGGTATCGAGCCAAACACAAGGACGTTCAACATTTTGATTCGTAGTCTTTGTGTTGGGGGAAAGTCCTCCTTAGCCAAGAGCTTGATCCATAGTCTAGGATTTGCTGCAAATGTGGTGACATACAATATACTCCTTCATTGGTTTTACTACCATGGAAAGTTAACTGAAGCGAATCGCTTAATTTCAGTAATGGAGGAAAAGAATATTGCTCCAGATGAAGTCACCTATACTATAATAATTGATGGATTATGCAGAGAAAGGAAATTTGATGCAGCTACTGCTTGTTTTCTTAAATCACTTACAAGTGGGCTATCGATGGATGTTCTTACTGTCCTTCTCAACAGGCTTGTTTATGCTGATAAAATATGGGAAATCAATCGCATATTTGATGGAAAAGATTTTGTCCCTGATCATCATGTTTTTGACCTTACAATTAGAACATTCTGTAGGGTTGGCTATTGTCACTATAGAACTTTTTATAAGCTAAACCTTATTCTGGATGCGATGTTGAAAAGGAAGTAA